The Hippoglossus hippoglossus isolate fHipHip1 chromosome 21, fHipHip1.pri, whole genome shotgun sequence genome contains a region encoding:
- the si:ch211-218d20.15 gene encoding uncharacterized protein si:ch211-218d20.15: protein MAARTSEPLCQPCVYHEAFKVELQVRRPLMPVQLGPEQVGLEMLCLCGQLDLLIRAQMQQFQEQLGQGCSPEESDTFQAQGSDILDQMLQCLEHLPKPMPQLEDYLDMVGLSAMFPRVEVFLIQGSPVEMLERPLMDDYFYHIAKLNQLLVLSQQLEEDIRHLGSHKYIAHQLSVIYQVISSFRGIQVFSEIKKDIEANFKQMKQSLVNDEGSRHEPQLAAHYINWILEITQSLTSAVLSLPEDLTDDLHQAVTFVSQLLS, encoded by the exons ATGGCAGCGCGCACATCAGAGCCGCTGTGTCAGCCCTGTGTTTACCACGAAGCTTTCAAAG TGGAGCTACAGGTGAGGAGACCTCTGATGCCCGTGCAGCTGGGTCCGGAGCAGGTGGGCCTGGAGatgctgtgtctctgtgggcAGCTGGACCTCCTCATCAGGGCACAGATGCAGCAG ttcCAGGAGCAGTTGGGACAAGGCTGCAGTCCAGAGGAATCAGACACTTTCCAGGCTCAAG GATCAGATATTCTCGACCAGATGCTGCAGTGCCTTGAACATCTACCAAAGCCTATGCCACAGCTGGAG GACTACCTGGACATGGTGGGCCTGTCAGCCATGTTTCCTCGCGTAGAGGTGTTCCTTATTCAAGGCAGCCCCGTGGAAATGTTGGAGAGGCCGCTGATGGACG ATTACTTCTACCACATCGCCAAACTGAACCAGCTCTTGGTGCTGAGTCAGCAGCTGGAAGAAGATATCCGACACCTTGGAAGTCATAAATACATCGCCCACCAGCTCTCGGTCATATAT CAAGTCATCAGCTCTTTCAGGGGAATTCAGGTCTTctctgaaataaagaaagatatTGAGGCCAACTTCAAACAGATGAAACAGTCTCTGGTGAACGACGAAGGCTCCAGGCACGAGCCTCAGCTGGCTGCTCACTACATCAACTG GATATTAGAAATAACTCAGAGCTTAACATCGGCGGTGCTGTCGCTGCCGGAGGACCTGACGGACGACCTCCACCAGGCCGTGACCTTCGTGTCCCAGCTCCTGTCCTGA